The sequence below is a genomic window from bacterium.
CGACGCGCCGCTCCTCGCCCGGCTCGACGCGCTGCTCGCGCGCATCGGGCGCGCGCCCACGTCCGCGCGCGACCGCGGACCAGCGGAGTAGGCTTGTTCCCGTGCTTCGATCGTGGCGCGCGCTTCGCGCGGCACTGGCAAGGCTCCGCGACGTCGACAGCAATGCGAGGTGAACGTTTCCCGCCGGCCTGCTAGAATGCCGCGCAACAACCAGGGGGGGTACCTGCCATGGCCAGGATCAGGCGTGCACTGCTGAGCGTCTCCGACAAGACCGGACTCATCGAGCTGGCCACCGCGCTGCGCCGCCGCGGCGTCGAGATCCTCTCCACGGGCGGCACGGCGAAGGCGCTCGCCGCCGCCGGCATCCCCGTCGTGCAGGTCTCGCAGTACACCGGGCAGCCCGAGATCCTCGAGGGGCGCGTGAAGACCCTCGTGCCGAAGATCCACGGCGGCATCCTCGGCCGGCGCTCCCTCGCCAGCCACCGCCGCGAGATGAAGCACCACGGCATCCCGCCGATCGACATGGTCGCCGTGAACCTCTACCCGTTCGAGTCCGCCGCCTTCAAGGCCGGCGCCACGTTCGAGGACGCGATCGAGAACATCGACATCGGCGGGCCCACCATGGTGCGCGCGGCCGCCAAGAACTTCCCTGACGTCACCGTCGTGGTGGACCCGGCCGATTACCCGGGGCTCGTCGCCGAGCTGGACGCCAACCGCGGCGCGATCTCGCCGGCGACGAACTTCGCGCTGGCCCGCAAGGCCTTCGCGCACACGGCCTACTACGACTCGGTCATCGCCGGCTGGCTGGCGGGGCAGCGCCCCCCCGGCAAGGACCGCGTGGCGCCGCCCCCGCCCTACCCCGCCACGCTCGCGCTGCCGCTGCTCAAGGTCCGCGACCTGCGCTACGGCGAGAACCCGCACCAGGCGGCCGCGCTCTACCGCGAACCGGGTCCGCCGGCGGGTGTCGCCGGCGCGACGCAGCTCGGCGGCAAGGAACTCTCGTACAACAACCTCCTCGACCTCGAGGCCGCGTGGGCGGCGGCGCGCGACTTCGCCGGCCGCCCCTTCGTCGTGATCGTCAAGCACAACAACCCCTGCGGCGCGGGGACGGGCAGGGACGCGGCGGAGGCCTTCGACCGTGCGCTCGCCGGCGATCCGGTCTCCGCCTTCGGCGGCGTCATCGCCTGCAGCCGGCCGGTCACCCCCGCGCTCGCCCAGCGCATCACGGCGACCTTCTTCGAGGCTGTGATCGCCCCCGGCTACGCCCCCAAGGCGCTGGAGACGCTGCGCGCCAGGAACGGCCTGCGCATCATGCACATCGCGACGCCCGGCCGCGGCCGCGCCGAGCTGCGGCGCATCGACGGCGGGTACCTGCTGCAGGACCCGGACGCCGTCCAGATCCGCGACGTGCGCAAACTCCCGGTCGTGACGCGCCGCAAGCCCAGCGCCGCGGAGTACCGCGCCCTCGAGTTCGCCTGGCGCCTCGTGCGCCACGTGCGCTCGAACGCAATCGTCTTCGCCACGGAGCAGCAGCTCGCGGCGGTCGGCGCCGGGCAGATGAGCCGCGTGGACTCCTGCCGGATCGCCGCGCTCAAGGCGGTGCTGCCGCTGTCGGGGACGGTGGTCGGCTCCGACGCGTTCTTCCCCTTCCCCGACGGCATCGACGAGGTGGCCGCCGCCGGGGCGACCGCGGTGATCCAGCCGGGCGGCTCGCAGCGGGACAAGGAGGCCATCGACGCGGCGGACGGGCACGGACTCGCCATGGTCTTCACGGGTATCAGACACTTCAAGCACTAGGGTGTCGCCCCGATCCGCGCGTGCGCGCGGATCCAGTGGGGCAGGACCCGTTGACATGCCGTGGACTGAAATGATTACGACGCAACTTGATGCGGGAGAACCCGCCAAGAACCACGCGCGGCACGCGCTGCGATCCAGGCACGAGGATATGCTGAGCAGATCGAAGCACGATGACAAGTCTGACCTTCTGATCCGCGCGCATGCGCGGATTTGGGTGTCGCGGGGATCTTTTCCGCCCTGGCTGCGGCGCGCTCCTCGCGCCTGCCTGCGACGGCCACCAGGCCGTCTCGGCATTCGCCTCGTCGCGCTTCGTGCCAGGACGAAAAATCTCTCCCGCTCCAGCATGTTCACGGAATGACTGCCGGGAGGGCCCGACGATGAAGGTACTCGTTGTGGGGAGCGGGGGGCGCGAGCACGCCCTCGCCTGGAAGCTGCGGCAGAGCCCGCGGGTGAGCGAGCTGATCTGCGCCCCCGGCAACGGCGGCATGGCGGGCATCGCGACCTGCGTGCCCGTGCCCGCGGAGGACGTGCGCGGCCTGCTCGCCCTGGCGCGCGAGCGCGCGGTCGACTTCACGGTCGTCGGTCCCGAGGCGCCGCTGTCGGCCGGCCTCGTCGACCTCTTCGCCGCGAACGGCCTGCGCGCCTTCGGGGCCTCGCGCGCCGCGGCCGAGCTCGAGGGGAGCAAGGCCTTCGCCAAGGACCTGATGCGCCGCCACGGCATCCCCACGGCGGCCGCGAGCACGTTCACGGACGCCGCCGCCGCCCGCGCCCACGTCCGCGCAGCGGGAGCGCCGCTGGTCGTCAAGGCCGACGGCCTGGCCGCCGGCAAGGGGGTCATCATCTGCCGCACCCTGGCCGAGGCGGAGCAGGCGGTCGACGAGATCATGGTCCGGCGGGCATTCGGCGCCGCCGGCGACCGCGTCCTCGTCGAGGAGTTCCTCGAGGGCGAGGAGGCCTCCTTTCTCGCGTTCACCGACGGCCGGACCGTGGTCGCCATGCCCGCCTCGCAGGACCACAAGCGGGTCTTCGACGAGGACCAGGGCCCGAACACCGGCGGCATGGGGGCGTACTCGCCGGCGCCGGTCGTGACGCCCGCGGCCGCGGACGAGGTCATGCGCACCGTCATGGTCCCGACGGTGCGCGCCATGGCCGCCGAGGGGCGGCCCTACCGCGGCGTGCTCTATGCGGGCCTGATGTTCACGAAGGCCGGCATCCGCGTCCTCGAGTACAACGCGCGCTTCGGCGACCCCGAGGCGCAGCCCGTCCTCATGCGGATGAAGGGCGACCTGCTGCCGGTCCTCGAGGCCTGCGTGGACGGCCGGCTCGACGAGGTGCCCGTCGAGTGGCTGGAGGAGGCCGCCGTCTGCGTCGTGCTCGCCTCCGGCGGCTACCCGGGCAGCTACCCCAAGGGCCTGCCGATCGCGGGGCTCGAGGCCGCCGGCTGCGAAGAGGGGGTCGTGGTCTTCCACGCCGGCACGGCGCTCAAGGAGGGACGCGTCGTCACCGCCGGCGGCCGCGTGGTCGGCGTCACGGCACGGGGGAGCGGCGTCCGCCAGGCGGTGGAGCGGGCCTACCGCGCCGCCGGGAAGATCTCGTTCGACGGCATGCACTACCGCCGCGACATCGCGCAGCGCGCCCTGCGGAGGGAGGGGAAGTGAAGGGACCGAAGATCGCCATCGTCCTCGGGAGCAAGAGCGATTTGCCGTACCTCGCCGACGTCGAGCCGCTGCTCGGGCGCCTCGGCATCGCGCATCGCATCGTCGTCGCCAGCGCCCACCGCCAGCCAGCGAAGGTCGCCGCCTTCGCCCGCGCCGCCGAGAAGGAGGGCTACGAGGTGCTCGTCGCCTGCGCCGGCTACGCCGCGCACCTGCCCGGCGTGATCGCCTCGCTCACGACGCTGCCGGTCATCGGCGTCCCCCTCGACACCTCACCCCTGCGGGGGGAGGACGCGCTGCTCTCGATCGTGCAGATGCCCGGCGGGATCCCCGTCGCCGCGGTCACCATCGGCAAGGCCGGCGTGAAGAACGCGGCGGTGCTCGCCGCGCAGATCCTGGCGCTGAAGTACCCGGCCGTGAAGGCGGCCCTGGCCGCCTACCGCAGGGAGCTGGCGAAGGGATAGCGCGCGCCCCCCCGGGCCGCGCCCTGCACATCGAGGCGCGGCGGGCGGGAGGGCATGCCCATCCCGCCCGCCGCGCGGGACTCACTGCAGGACTTCGAGCACCTTCACCCTGTCCGTGTTCGCGCCGGCGGAGACGTAGCCAATCCCGCCGGGGTCCCCGGCGACGTGGGCGATGACGTCCTCATCCGACCGCGCTTCGGGCGGCGGCGTCCCGCGCCCGGCGAAGACGGCCCGTTGCCACGCGGCCTCGATGGCCTCCACGTCGCGGCCGTGGATCTCCCGGCTGAAGGCGGCACGGACCGCCGAGGCCGGGGCCTGGTCCACCGGGGCGACGGCCACCCCGTGGTCCCACCTGGTCGTCATCTTCATGAACATGAACGCGATCTTGCCCTTGGCCAGACCCCGCGCGGGGTTGTCCTTGTTCACGACGATCTTGAAGCCGCCCGTCTGGGCCCCGGCCGCGCCGGCGAGGGCGAGCACGAAGGCACAGGCAAGCGCGAGCGTGGCGATCCTTCTCATGGCCGCTGCCCCCCCTAGAAGCTGAACGACACGCCGGCGGTGTAGAGGTTCGTCGTGTCGTCCTGACCCTCGTCCTCGTCGTCGGCCGCGGTGAACCGGTTGCCGTCGACCCGGTGGTACGCGAACTTCAGCACCATGTTCCGGGAGAAGAAGTAGTCGACCGCGAACCCGATGTCCTGGTGCTTCAACAGTTCGCCGTCGACATCCGCGCCGTCCTCGAGGTCGGTCTTGCTCCAGTCGTAGCGCGCCGCGACCTGCCAGTGCGGGGTGAACCGCCACGCCGCCTCCGCGTAGGCGGCGTTGGCCGTCGTGACCTCGTCGTCCTTGTACGCGTACTCCGCGCGCACGGTCGCCGGCCCCTGGAACCACTCGACGTGGGCGCCGACCGCGGTCTGGCGGTGGCTCTCCACCTCCCCGGCCTCCGAGCGCGCGTCCTCGCTGCCCGTGTACGCCGAGACGCCGCAGTTGGCCGCCATCCCCGGCGTCGTCAGCACGAACCGCCCGCCGACCATGTCCATGAT
It includes:
- the purE gene encoding 5-(carboxyamino)imidazole ribonucleotide mutase gives rise to the protein MKGPKIAIVLGSKSDLPYLADVEPLLGRLGIAHRIVVASAHRQPAKVAAFARAAEKEGYEVLVACAGYAAHLPGVIASLTTLPVIGVPLDTSPLRGEDALLSIVQMPGGIPVAAVTIGKAGVKNAAVLAAQILALKYPAVKAALAAYRRELAKG
- a CDS encoding phosphate ABC transporter substrate-binding protein, yielding MRRIATLALACAFVLALAGAAGAQTGGFKIVVNKDNPARGLAKGKIAFMFMKMTTRWDHGVAVAPVDQAPASAVRAAFSREIHGRDVEAIEAAWQRAVFAGRGTPPPEARSDEDVIAHVAGDPGGIGYVSAGANTDRVKVLEVLQ
- the purD gene encoding phosphoribosylamine--glycine ligase — encoded protein: MKVLVVGSGGREHALAWKLRQSPRVSELICAPGNGGMAGIATCVPVPAEDVRGLLALARERAVDFTVVGPEAPLSAGLVDLFAANGLRAFGASRAAAELEGSKAFAKDLMRRHGIPTAAASTFTDAAAARAHVRAAGAPLVVKADGLAAGKGVIICRTLAEAEQAVDEIMVRRAFGAAGDRVLVEEFLEGEEASFLAFTDGRTVVAMPASQDHKRVFDEDQGPNTGGMGAYSPAPVVTPAAADEVMRTVMVPTVRAMAAEGRPYRGVLYAGLMFTKAGIRVLEYNARFGDPEAQPVLMRMKGDLLPVLEACVDGRLDEVPVEWLEEAAVCVVLASGGYPGSYPKGLPIAGLEAAGCEEGVVVFHAGTALKEGRVVTAGGRVVGVTARGSGVRQAVERAYRAAGKISFDGMHYRRDIAQRALRREGK
- the purH gene encoding bifunctional phosphoribosylaminoimidazolecarboxamide formyltransferase/IMP cyclohydrolase, which produces MARIRRALLSVSDKTGLIELATALRRRGVEILSTGGTAKALAAAGIPVVQVSQYTGQPEILEGRVKTLVPKIHGGILGRRSLASHRREMKHHGIPPIDMVAVNLYPFESAAFKAGATFEDAIENIDIGGPTMVRAAAKNFPDVTVVVDPADYPGLVAELDANRGAISPATNFALARKAFAHTAYYDSVIAGWLAGQRPPGKDRVAPPPPYPATLALPLLKVRDLRYGENPHQAAALYREPGPPAGVAGATQLGGKELSYNNLLDLEAAWAAARDFAGRPFVVIVKHNNPCGAGTGRDAAEAFDRALAGDPVSAFGGVIACSRPVTPALAQRITATFFEAVIAPGYAPKALETLRARNGLRIMHIATPGRGRAELRRIDGGYLLQDPDAVQIRDVRKLPVVTRRKPSAAEYRALEFAWRLVRHVRSNAIVFATEQQLAAVGAGQMSRVDSCRIAALKAVLPLSGTVVGSDAFFPFPDGIDEVAAAGATAVIQPGGSQRDKEAIDAADGHGLAMVFTGIRHFKH